gtggtggattgccttgtaggctaaTGATGTACAGGTACAAGGggtgaacagcctcctgaggagaggtgttcttgagctcggtgagcttgtgtggtggctttggtggaatggatccagtccaagatgagATGCTCCAATGGtagtggctagtcctatttatagaggccctggtcctttcccaaatattaggcgggaagagatcccacaacggccagtttgaagggggacaactagtacaagttatcctgaaaaaaggtggtcttcgcctgccaaaggctctggtggtgacgccgtcatgggctccgcggtgacctccgtcctgctggtcttggtctcgttgcaccaatatgttAACCTTtacctgatgcctcgggactcctcgcctgcacttgccccttcagcaccaaagaggcaacgagtaatctgcgcccgctggcgcccgcctggccttggtcatcatggctcacgtcacatgcatctcgcgaggtgccccttgcatagatatctccgcccctcgggagccagcctagggaggctgcccctgaggaggtcttgcattgtccgcctcgcgagccttggcccctcacgagggtcttgagtggttgtcgatgaagatgggtcgtaccaggccgctggatgagccacgccctgggccgcagcaggcaagtctgggtacccccgttcccaggacgccgacagtagcccccgggcccaaggcgcgctcgtacttggcttcgtggcgaagccaagggtcaagtgtggagcgccgcgggccccaatagcctgcggccttgattgacgcatggcgattgacaggacgtgggcatctctgcttccccacgctgcctcggcaaccgcccgacttgacgagtcgcTGCCGCATGCAGAAAAAcaatcattacctgcgatcgtggaggccggggttggcctccctctagctataaatgaggagaggggaAGAGCCCCTGTCActcatctcttcctccattccgcccacttcttcttcttcctactTGCCGCGACACTCATGGCGCCAGTGAAGAGGGttctcggccgccgagaaggggaaggctcgccaggaggggccTGGCTCACCACCGCCTAAGAGGGGGCGCGGTCGCCCCCTCAAGCATGCCGCAACCCCCGCTGTGGTCCCTCATGGGCGTGGGCGAACTTCCTTGGGGTCCGGCGCCGTCCTTGGCGGCCGCGACAGCGCCTCTTCGCGCGGTGGGAGCCGCCTAGGTCGTGGCAGCCCCGTCAATGAAGGGAGGCACGCCATGGTCGCttggcctccccggccgcgcttccactcggcggacgTGCTGCCGGAattcgtcgtgtggtcggagaacctggccggcacctggcttcagcttcCGTGCTCCTTTGCTGGCGAGCTGCCGGCCCCGGTCCTGgcggcctctggctgcaggccGACGGCTGTTGCAGCAAGGCTTCATGGGTCACGGTGGAGGTCTCTGTTGTGGGCAATGTAGCCCTGGCCCACGGTTGGCAGACGTTaacccgcgcgcgcggcctgagtaggcggtgcaccctccacttcaagtacgacggcgcAGTGACCCTCTTCGTCAGGGTGtccggggaagatggtcgccgcacCGGGTGCTGCCCTGAAGACAACGATGGCGACGAAGTGCTCGGCCTCGGCGACGGCCGTGACGAGGATGAGGGTGAACTCgccctcgacgacggccgcggcTCGTCCGGTGATGACAGCGCCTCCTCCGGCGGAAGCTCCAGCAGCGGcagctacgaccagccgccacgttGTCGGGCCCGCTTCGAGGACGGTGGCAGATcgtcccgtcgccgcgccctagtgaagcgcgaggaggtcTCTGTCTGTGTGAGCAGTCGCATCGTGAGAGCCGCTTTTGCTTGTCCTCTCCTTCCCTTTCCTCCCGCATTGTTAGAAACGAATATGGGGCCCTGCGGGGGCGTGTGATGAACCATGGTGCTTATGGTGATTTTGTGGTTTGTTTATTGTTTCCGGGTTGTGTCCTAATATCTGTGCCTTATACGGGTGTAGAGGGGTAACTTAGCTTGATGCATCCAGGGTAGCTTTGACCTCATGAGGGCACACGCCTCTGGACACCTGGTGGGGTTTCCCCGCTGCTAATTCGGGCCATATCGCGAAGCTGCAAGAATTCATTAAGAAATCCTTAACCCCTCTCGCGCGAGGCCTCGGGCATGAGCTGGTCATGGCTAAACGCTCCAcgtcgcggtacccgtggggAACGGACTAGAAAAGGGATGCGCCGATCACAAGCTCAAACGAGGGGGCCTCGCGGAGACCAGGGGAATGCGTACGCACGCGTGCCTATCCTGCCCCCTCGCGGGGCACGCGAGGGAGAGCGTCAGGCAATTGCCGCCCTCCCAGGCGCAAAACAAAGAATCGAGGGAATAATTAGAGAGAAGAGAGGGTTCAACCAAGCCATCGAGAAACGCCAGAACTTCAAATTTCATTGAAAGAAAAAAGGGCaagccaactacagaaagcaaatgaacagtcgcgtccggcacctagtctagtcttctcaccagcgcggacctaagtgctgccactaggacatgggagggagcccccgaggcccgagggcggcactccggagactccggggcgtgtacaaccccactcattattacgtgagagtgtcacgagcggagaccttcacaggcactgggccttgcttcatgggtagaacttcctggatggggatcccgttgtgcgtctccaggcgcgcggcgccaggcctggagatgcgGGCGATCCGAAacggccctcccacatgggcgagagcttgtgcagcccttccctggagagcacccacctcaggacgagatcgcccacctcgagcgtcctggagcggacgctgcgacaGTGGTACCGTTGCAGCGCCTGATGGTATCTTGCTGCTCGGAGCGAGGCTTCACGAgagcgttcctcccccagcacaaggtccatcccccgcatggcgtcctgctgtgtCTCATCAAACACCAGGACCCacgcggagcgatgcctgacctcatgagggagaaccgcttctgctccatagacgaggaagaacggggtcttgCCTGTTGGTTTGGTGGCGGTAGTGCGGATGGACCATAGcatggactggagctcgtcgtgccagcccctgccgcaggcttcgagcttcttcttgaaggtcctggtcttgaggcctctcaagacCTCGGTGTTGGTGCACTCGGCTTGGCCATTACTCCTGGgctgcgccaccgaagcgtagcaaatctacgttccaaggttagcacaataggtcctgaagagattgctagtgaactgcgagccgttgtcggtgatgatgcggttaggaaccccgaaccggctcacgaggcccttgatgaacttaactgccgacccggctgggatggtgtggacagcttccacctctgcccatttagtgaacttgtcgatggcgacgtagaggtagcggtagcccccaggcgctcgcgGGAACGAacccaggatatccagcccctAGACCGTGAATGGCCACGAAAGTGGGATAGTTTGGAGGCCCTGGGCCAGCTGGTGGATTTTCTTGGCATGGAATTGGTaggcctcgcaggacttcaccagcttaGTTGCGTCATTGAGtgtcgtgggccagtagaacccgttGCGGAACGCCTTGTTGACCAGGGCCCGTGATGATGAGTGATGCCCACAGTCTCCGCCGTGTATATCAGCTAGCAACTCGTTCCCCTattccctggagatgcatcgcaaggaaacatcatttggtcgCCTTCTGTATAGCTCACCATCCTGTATGCAGTACGCCGTagcctgccgggccacgcgctccgcatCCCCCTCTTTCACCGGCAGCGTCCCTCGCATCAGGTACGCCTTGAATtcctcggtccagcacccctcccgaGGTTCAAGCACCAGGAGCAGGCGTGCTCCTGTGGTCGGGCCACAGGCGAGGGCTCCCGAGGCTGGTGGttgggggagctcctcccgaggtgATGCCAGCCCCGCAGATGCGGGTGCTGCTGAAGGCTTGAAAAGTCGCTCTTCGAAGACGCCTGGCTCCTGGGGCAGGCGCTTGGATGCCCTTCTgacgatgtcgtcggcttccttgttcaTGCCGCGAGGCACGTGTTgtagctccaggcccaagaattgcttATCCATCTtacgcacctccgcgaggtatgcccccatgtgctcgtccctcggttcgtacaccttgttggagaagttgacgaggagctacGAGTCGCCTTTGATGGTGAGACGCTTCACCCCCAAGGCCGCGGTGGCCTTGAGGCCGGCGATCAATCCctcgtattctgcgatgttgtttgagaccttctcgccccgctggaagcagagctgcactgCGTAGTATAGCTTGTGTTGAGTGGGGGAGACGAGCACGGCGCCGGCCCCCACACCTTGGCATGCGAaagcgccatcgaagtacatgacccaaccatcCGGCGCTTCGCTTCCTGGCAAGAGGGATTGGCTCTCGCCTGTTTCAGGCTCCGGAGCGtcggtccattctgccacgaagtcggcgagggtggctcccttgatgaccctggttgtgctgaactccagctgaaACGCTTGCAattcgatgttccactcggcgactctTCCCGCGGCGTTGGGGCTCCGGAACACCCTCTCTAGTGGGTAAGCTGAGACGACCTTAATTGGGTGGCCTTgaaagtaatgacgcagcttgcgcgaggccaccaggagTTCAAGCAAAAGCTTCTATGGCATGGGGTATTGGgccctcgcgtcccgcaacaccatgctgacgaagtacaccgggtatTCGACGAGGCGGGAGCGTCGATGGAGCCTGTGGCATCTGGGGGTTGTGGCGCCTACCGAGGTGAGGTATCCTCAGGAGCTTGGTCACGTGCCGGGGCCTCCGTAGGCCCAGGAACGCCGTCTTGCAGGGCCTGATCATCTGCGGGCGTCGTCGTGGCTTTAGCAGCATCGCCTTGGTGCCACGTCATCTCGGCCGAGGGTGCGGCCTTACGCGGCACGCTCTTGGCCTGGCGCTCCTCCCGGACGGCCACCAACGCCGCGCTGGCTGAGTGAGGCGTGGCAGCCAGGTAGAGCATCAGGGGCTCGAGGGGACGGGGCGCTACCATCACCAGTGGGCTGGTCAAGTATCTCTTTAGGTCTTGAAACGCCaggtcggcctctggggtccactcgaacgggcccttcctcttcatcagcttgaagaacggcaaggcgcgctcccccagcttggagatgaagcgccccaacgaGGTCACGCAGCATgcgagcttctgcatttccttcagggtttgcggtgggctcatgtcttctattgcTTTGACCTTCTTTGGATTGGCCTCGATCCCCCGGTgtgacacgaggaagcccagcagcttgctggaagggacaccaaacacacacttctccgggttgagccgcaggtccacctAGCGCAGGCTGgtgaaggtctcctccaagtcctGAATGAGGGTTCTTGCTTCCCGAGATTTTACCACGATGTCGTCGACATAGGCTTCTGCGTTCCTCCCTAGCTGCtggcccagggcgatgtgcatcaaccgctggaaGGTCGCCCCTGCGTTGCGTAGTCCGAACGACATGCAGGTGTAGCTGtataccccgcacggggtcaagaaggccgtcttctccacgtcctccaccgccatcttgatctggtggtagcccgagaacgcgtccaggaagcacagcaggtcgcactcgacGGTGGactcgacaatctggtcgatgcgtgggggcgggaacgggtcttgggggcaggctttgttgaggttggtgaagtcgacacacatgtgTTTCTTCCCACTCTTCTTGGGGACGACAACGGGCTTTGCCAGCCATTCTGGGTACCgtacctcgcgaatgacacccgCCGCTTCTAGCTTGCGagtttcttggatgatgaaggcctgcttctccatGGATTGCCGTCGTGCCTTCTACTTCAcggggcgcacattggggcacacccttaagtgatgctcgattaccccctggggacccccaccagctatttgggctcccaggcgaatacctccttgttcgcACACAAGAACTTTACCAATGCCTCCTCTTGGCCcgggtcgaggttggcgcctatggtgaaggtggttCCCAAGGATCCATCTTCCTCGACCGGGACTTGCTTCGTTTCGGCCAGATCTTgagtgaacagctgcttcttcttcgccGGAACGACCTCCTTAGCCCCCGGGATAGATTCGTCGGCTGGGTGCGCTGCCGCTACGGCCCTGAACATGAGCTTGAGGGCTGCCAGtgcctccttggtgtctccagccacggtgaggacgccgctgctgcccggcatcttcatgaggttgtaggccggatgggtcgctgccatgaactgggctaaggcagggtacccgaggatggtgttgtacaggaggccgatgcgggcgatgtcgaggtcgatcagctcggtgcggtagttgtcccGGGTACCGAAGGTGACCGGAAGGCGTATTTGCCCCAGGGGGCAGGTGGACCCGCTACCGACCCCGGATAAAGTCTTGGTGGGGCAGAGCCGGCCATGCGGCACGTGAAGCAAGCTGGaagcttccacggagagcacgttgaggcccgCTTCACCGTTGATG
This sequence is a window from Aegilops tauschii subsp. strangulata cultivar AL8/78 chromosome 7, Aet v6.0, whole genome shotgun sequence. Protein-coding genes within it:
- the LOC109736405 gene encoding uncharacterized protein encodes the protein MGAYLAEVRKMDKQFLGLELQHVPRGMNKEADDIVRRASKRLPQEPGVFEERLFKPSAAPASAGLASPREELPQPPASGALACGPTTGARLLLVLEPREGCWTEEFKAYLMRGTLPVKEGDAERVARQATAYCIQDGELYRRRPNDVSLRCISRE